AGAACAGAGCCAATGGCATCAAAAGTAAAACCAATCGCGGTCTTCGAACGATGAAATCCTTGAGGAATAGCTGGTATGACAGGTAACAGTAACCCTCCAACAACAATCTCTTTAGCTCTGGCATTCAGGAAGTTATTGACATCCTTAGCAAACTGAGCTGCATAAGCTTCAGCTACTTCATCTGATGAAGTTGAATAGAAAATCTTTCCTCTATTCCATGCTGGAGACTGCTTGTTTTCTACTTCTATTGGCACTTGTGATAACCAGCAAAGTGCATAAGAAGCATGCATAATGTCAATGGAGGATTCGGGGAATAACCGGCTGTGGAAAGAACCAGGAACACCAGCTGTGAAGTATTGGTTTTCAGGTGGTAGGGAAGCATAGAGTGTATTGAAATCATTTGTGGGAAGATCATTGAAGAATACTTGGAACTCAGTAGTAGAGAGGCCTTTTAGTGCATGTTTTTTCTGCACTGCTTCTATTATATTTTGAACTGCAATGTAGGTGTTAGGACCAGTTGAACAACCTAAGTCTGCAATTCTAATTGTGTTTGAAGTGTTGGAGATGTCGAGTAACTTGCTTATTGCCTCGTTGACTGCTTCTTTTGTAACCATTAGACCTTCTCTCTGCAAACAATCATAGGTATGTAAGATTTTCAATTAATGCAAACATTTTCTGTCATCAGGGATATCTAATATCTTtagttatttcaaagaaaaaggaataatctataggcagttgaacaaattCGCAGTAAGTATTACATAATCAAGAAAATAGTTATTCTAAACTACCTGATAAGTGGAGTTTTTGGAGTAACTGTATGTGCCATCTCCACCTTTCATTGGCAATGGTTTCAGTAAAGAAGATGCTTTGCCATCAGCCATCTTTTACTATCTCTGTCGAAGTTGGGAATTGTAGTGGTAAAGAGAATAGGACGTGGGGTGCTTTTTAAGGTTGTTGGATGACAGATGGTGGTTGAGCTAGAATTTTCATCAATggtgtcaaaatataaaaaaaacagATACATCAAAAAGTTTAAGAGAGTTAACGTATAGTAAATATACATAGaacaaaaaaaattatctaaCAATACAGTGTAATTTTCCGACAAAAGAGTGTCAATTGACGCTCCGCCACCAGTGACAGATGAATATTCAGTAAATGTAGCTTTTTATACATTTGAATGAATGGTCTGGACGACTGTACCATATAAAATTTTGAATCTAGCACGCAACCTGATATAAGAAATTATTACACCtattatttttaataatattGGATCAAGACGAACTTATTTGGAGCGATACAGACAATGAGGATTCATGTAGCCAGGCATTGAGACATTAtttctattgttgttgttgatttgtttTACTACCTGATGTAAGACGCATTGTGAGGTTAGTGACCATTTTTACTCTTATTCTTTTCCTTTTGTACTTCTAGTGTATAGCTCAAAAGTTAAAAAGGgcagaattttaaaaaaaaaaaataataaaaaaaagagcaTCATGTTCAGATATTTCTTTTCGTAGTGGGGACAAAGTTATAGATTAGTAACATAATTTAACCagttttttcagcatgtaaaagGAGATGAGATACAAATATAAAGGCACAATGTAGAGTATGGTTCATATTCAAAATTCTTAGctagcgtttggccatagattctcaaatttgttttgaaaaatctgatttgggtaaaagttggtttgaagatgaaaatgtgtttggaaatacgttttcaaaatatatttccCAAGTTTATTTAGAAAAACATGTGTATTATTAGGGATTTGGTCCAAAACCAGCTATATTTGGGTTTTGGGATTTTGTCAAAATACAGGCAAAATCTAGGGCAAAACATGTGTTTGCCAAATAAAATCCAAATTTATTTTAGCAAAATTTATGACCAAACGGGTATTTAAATACTATTATAAATAGAGAATATTATGAGATGTCACAAATAAAGGACGAAAGGGAAAATGAGAAACAAGATACGGAGATATGCTTCTAAATGCCACAACATGTAACGTTTAAGTTTGCAAAATTGGATGGTTGCACTATTCAAGGGAGTAAGGGGTGTGGTGAAATAGTGGAACCCTCCATCCTTAATCAAATATTTCGGATTCAAATAAATCTTTTCGATAGGATGCAATGTGCCTTGTCCCTTCGGTGGGTATTCCGAATTAAACTTCGATGATTTATTTTATGGTAAGGGCGCGAAGCCCAAGGTTAAAGAGTTAATCATGCTCCCACGAAGTTAACTACCAATGATGTCAAAGAGAACTTTGACAAATCAAATGCTCATTTTCTAATTTGGTATTGACTGCTAGGCTGTTTATTGCATGTTACCAGGATACAAAGCCTGCAATAATACAGCCTTGCTTTGCTTTgcttattattatattatatttgcAGAAACCTTCTTGAGATTCACACTTAGCTACATTTTTCTAACTCTTAATCCCTTAATTATTGTTCCTCCGTCAGAATTTTACAGCATTTTATCTTTTAAGTACCATGATACATAGTACTAGTATATATTTGCAAAAGATAGTGACTAATTATGGTGGGACGATTTGGACCAGAAATCCACGTGAAAATTAATGTTTGGCTCCATTATTAATTGGGACGGAGAGGGCAAAAGGAAAAAGCATATTGACACACTATATatatactactccctccgttcacttttacttgacacgttttttacttttcatgactcttaagaaataataaatgaagtgtaTAATTTACtatgatacccatattaattgatgcatattttattagatttgagaaaatgatttgaaatgagtaataaatattgtgggtataaaaaaaatttattgtcttctcttgatatgcgtaaagtgagaagtaaaaatgaaaatctatttttaatatacatgccaagtaaaagtgaatggAGGGAGTAATTGACAAGATAATGTACTTGGTTATTTGTTAATTCAAGTAGTTAACATGTCACAAGGACAACAACTTATATAAATTTGGTGGGTGCGCAACTAGTCTACTTGATATGCTATGTGGAAAAGACATTTTAGTTTTTACTGCCATATtaagaattttattttaacacTTATAATAGCTAATTATATTTTATCTCCAAATTGTTTAGGAAATAGGTGGTATAAGTTTCTGAATCATATAAATTGGAATATGATATTGTAGTATGTTGATGTTATATGAGataaagaaagattttttttttggactTCTTCTATAACtggtttgattttcttttctttctttatttcttcgtttgttttattttttggtgTATTTGATTTGTTTCATTCATCTAAGACGTTGGTTGAAGATGGAGAGAAGATCCAGCACTTGTATAATCTACAGAACAAAAATTGAACCGCAAAAACagttaaaattattataattttaaattaCTTAAACCTTTTAAAATTATTGAAGTTATCTTTTATATTGATAATATGGGGGATAAGTCTCTTTATTTGTGAGATATGTACTGAAAGATACCGTTCCGTTGACGATTAAAAAGATAATCTCAAATGGAAAATTTCGCATAATAATATGATACTTGATTCCGCATAAAATAAGGAGTAGTATATTTGATTGGAGAGGTTAGATGGAATTGTACTCGCACAACTAATGCAGAATCCCCTCATAACTAGTGCAGAGTTTGGTTAGTTGCatgcaagaaaaatgaaacaactCTATGTGTATATTAGATAATGATCTTGGGCAAATCACTATTAGCCCGCCGTCAAAACTATTTATAATCAATAGCAGCAAAAGtgcataaaatttgtatattttttgtatataactTTTTTTAGAGCAGCTATACAGTTTCATTTTCCCTATAATAATCTTCACATAATTAGCCCAGAAACAAAACAACCCCGTCCTAGTACATTCCCATTCCAACCAGATGTAGGGGTCATGGGGAAGAATGGGAAATAAGGAAATTAGTGAATAACATAATTCGACACTTATATAGAACATCTGAGTAGGCTTAACAAGATGAGTTGCACATTTTGTAGAACTTGTCCACAATCTTCTTGGGCATGGTAATCGAATTTTCTCCAATAAAGATAACTTAAGTAGAATGCGACTAGTTGCTACAAAAGATAAAAATTACTAGGACAAAACTCCACCCACCCAAAAACAACACTACTATAATCGTTAATTTCCTCAGACAATTATTTGGAAGAAGAAACATATTAAGGCGAAACTCAAGTGGACAAGGTGGATAAGGGAGTAACATGTCCATTTCCTGATCCATTTTCCCAGACTAGTTCAGAAAGATCACTCTCAAAGAATGTTTTGTGGAGAGCCCTTACACATTGCTCTGCTTCACTATCATTTACTATCAATGAGATATTGACCTGGCCCATCACACACAAAAGTTAGCGTGTTAATAATGTGAAGCACTTTCTCCCGTAATGCTTAGAGATGATTTATGTATAGCTTTGGTAGATTACCTTCGATGCACCTTGAGAGATCATTTGAACATTGATCCCATTGGTACGCAGAACATGGAAAGCCTGTCATTTAATGCACAACATGAATTACACTTAAAGAAGATATATAATGATGTAAACTCCCATATAGGTGCGATGTAACAGCAAACCCGATACTGATGACTTAAACAACATACAAGTGATAGAATGAGACACTAAGCATGTGGCCTAAGGTGGCTAGGACTCCGGTTATTAAATCATATGCAAAGAGAAACTACTCAAGAGTCATAATGATGAACTACTGTATAACTAGGTTGAGAAAGCATATTAGATAATGCAGCAAAATGGGCTAAAGTACCCAAGC
The Nicotiana sylvestris chromosome 11, ASM39365v2, whole genome shotgun sequence DNA segment above includes these coding regions:
- the LOC104230362 gene encoding loganic acid O-methyltransferase translates to MADGKASSLLKPLPMKGGDGTYSYSKNSTYQREGLMVTKEAVNEAISKLLDISNTSNTIRIADLGCSTGPNTYIAVQNIIEAVQKKHALKGLSTTEFQVFFNDLPTNDFNTLYASLPPENQYFTAGVPGSFHSRLFPESSIDIMHASYALCWLSQVPIEVENKQSPAWNRGKIFYSTSSDEVAEAYAAQFAKDVNNFLNARAKEIVVGGLLLPVIPAIPQGFHRSKTAIGFTFDAIGSVLMDMANDGIISEAQVDSFNLPYYITTPDEMVNLVERNGCFSIEMMKTPDPFVFKNQPINAKENNSHLRAAFEWLIAEHFGSSVVDQLFERIDQNEGFYSKLDASYSKVLLLLALKRKGQN